The following proteins are encoded in a genomic region of Zea mays cultivar B73 chromosome 9, Zm-B73-REFERENCE-NAM-5.0, whole genome shotgun sequence:
- the LOC103638580 gene encoding thaumatin-like protein 1b: MARAHLALVSFFAASIIGAASKSFTIANNCEHTVWPGILSSAGSAGVDTTGFALAPGESRALSVPSGWSGRLWGRTLCSTDAATGRFACVTGDCGSGRQDCGGGGAAPPATLAEFTMDGSGGMDFYDVSLVDGYNLPMLVAPQGAAAAAGGSCVPTGCMADLNGACPADLRVAASTTSSGGGGVACKSACEAFGSAQYCCNGDYGNPSTCKPSAYSQFFKNACPRAYSYAYDDATSTFTCAGDTAYAITFCPSTTSVKAAGGSPQAQGALPLMNATMVYLGGDQVGSATAAARLPSGLLHHVVVLAVVSLALAGALY, from the exons ATGGCGAGAGCACACCTAGCCCTGGTCAGCTTCTTCGCTGCCTCAATTATTG GTGCGGCGTCCAAGTCGTTCACCATCGCCAACAACTGCGAGCACACGGTGTGGCCGGGGATCCTCTCGAGCGCCGGGTCCGCGGGGGTGGACACCACAGGCTTCGCGCTGGCGCCGGGGGAGTCGCGCGCTCTGAGCGTGCCGTCGGGGTGGTCGGGCCGGCTGTGGGGCCGCACGCTCTGCTCCACCGACGCGGCCACGGGCCGGTTCGCCTGCGTGACCGGCGACTGCGGCTCGGGCAGGCAGgactgcggcggcggcggggccGCCCCGCCGGCCACGCTGGCCGAGTTCACCATGGACGGCAGCGGGGGCATGGACTTCTACGACGTGAGCCTGGTGGACGGGTACAACCTGCCGATGCTGGTGGCGCCGCAGGGCGCGGCCGCTGCCGCGGGGGGCAGCTGCGTGCCCACCGGCTGCATGGCGGACCTCAACGGCGCGTGCCCCGCCGACCTGCGCGTGGCGGCTTCGACGACGtcctccggcggcggcggcgtggccTGCAAGAGCGCGTGCGAGGCGTTCGGGTCGGCGCAGTACTGCTGCAACGGCGACTACGGGAACCCCAGCACCTGCAAGCCGTCGGCGTACTCGCAGTTCTTCAAGAACGCGTGCCCCCGGGCGTACAGCTACGCCTACGACGACGCCACCTCCACCTTCACCTGCGCCGGCGACACCGCCTACGCCATCACCTTCTGCCCCAGCACGACCAG CGTCAAGGCGGCCGGAGGTAGCCCGCAGGCGCAAGGAGCCCTGCCGCTGATGAACGCCACCATGGTGTACCTCGGCGGCGACCAGGTCGGATCCGCCACAGCCGCGGCCCGGCTGCCGAGCGGCCTCCTCCACCACGTCGTGGTCCTCGCCGTTGTGTCCCTCGCGCTAGCAGGGGCTCTGTACTGA